The Primulina huaijiensis isolate GDHJ02 unplaced genomic scaffold, ASM1229523v2 scaffold42963, whole genome shotgun sequence genome contains the following window.
GTTTTTTGAGGGGTGCAATCTTGCATTTGACCTTGAAGATTTGTTGAGGGCTTCGGCCGAGGTTCTTGGGAAGGGAACATTTGGTACTACGTATAAAGCAGCATTAGAGGATGCAACAGTTGTAACAGTAAAGAGATTAAAGGAGGTTATTGTTGGAAAAAAGGACTTCGAGCAACATATGGAGATTGTTGGAAGTATCAGGCATGAAAATATAGCTCCGTTAAGGGCTTACTACTATTCCAAGGATGAAAAGCTTGTGGTATATGATTACTACAATCAGGGAAGCGTGTCGGCATTGCTACATGGTATGCtgtttttaatttattgtgCTCGTCATTATGGTAGCATCATTTGGTTCCTCGATTCACTCGCTAAAGGGCGGATTTTTAAATACAGAAGCTAAATTTTAGTGCCAGCTTGAAATAAGATTTGAATTCTTCAACAAGTCGTTGGTTTCATGTGCTAGAAATAATGGCTTGAACGAGATCCTGGCTTTGAGTTGTATAATAATGAATATGAGAAATATAGTGAAGAGAATGCAATACGAAATACAAtgaagaaaaagtcaaaaaactCAACACCATATGGGATTTACGCGCGATAAAATATGAGCAAACGAATGACActcttattaatattttttaacttaGATCACAGTTATCTCCTCTATGCAGAGGTGACATAGATTGGTGGATGTGGCCGGAAATATTTCTAATCATAAAATCTCTTCAAAGACCCCATACTTTTAATTTCTAGTATGAATACATGGTAAAGGTAGCATTGACATTTTCTCCTCCTAGTTAACGTTGGCCGATGAAACTGTCGCAGATATGAGTTTTGCAGCAAAACAAGGTGAGAACCGGAACCCTTTGGATTGGGAAACTCGACTCAGGATAACAATCGGTGCAGCAAGAGGCATAGCTCACATCCACTCACAAACTGGTGGGAAGCTCGTACATGGAAACATAAAGGCCTCGAATGTTTTCATCAACTCCCAACAGTATGGTTGTGTTTGCTACCTTGGTTTAGCCACATTAATGAATCCAATCACACCACCCTCAATACGGGCAACAGGTTATCGTGCCCCGGAAGTCACCGACACTCGGAAAGTCACACAGGCATCAGATGTCTATAGCTTCGGAGTATTCATACTCGAGCTCCTTACTGGGAAATCCCCTGTATATTCCTCAGGAGGTGAAGAGGTAATTCACCTGGTCAGATGGGTTCATTCTGTGGTTCGTGAGGAATGGACCGGTGAAGTTTTTGATGTCGATCTCTTGAGGTATCCGAATATAGAGGAAGAAATGGTATCGATGCTGCAGATAGGCATGAGTTGTGTGGCAAGAATGCCTGAACAGAGGCCAAAGATCGAGGATGTGGTGAAAATGGTGGAGGAAATTAGAGGTGTTAATACAGGGAACAGCCCATCTGGTGGAACTAGATCTCCAGGTTCCACTCCATCTTTAACTCCACATTTGGCTGAGATTGCACCCTCAAATTAGAAGATTCTTGGTCCTATATTTAGCTAAAGTCACTTAGTTTTGCCAGTTTTTCTTGTTTCATCAAGAGTTCATCGGACAAATTGTTTGGTAGATGTTATTTGTTTTGTATTGTGCTTTATTTGTGGGTTTAAAAAGTTGTTAACCTACTTTTATCATGCTAAGTCTAGTTAGGTGGCGCATATGATGGAAGGATTTGCATCGACTTCTGAGGTAAAAATTTGACTTGACTCCAATTCTCGGAAGATTTGTAATACAAGATTTTACTCTGAAGACTATAGGCAAgagatgtgtttttttttttttttttttttttttttttttttttttttttttttttttttttttttNNNNNNNNNNNNNNNNNNNNNNNNNNNNNNNNNNNNNNNNNNNNNNNNNNNNNNNNNNNNNNNNNNNNNNNNNNNNNNNNNNNNNNNNNNNNNNNNNNNNNNNNNNNNNNNNNNNNNNNNNNNNNNNNNNNNNNNNNNNNNNNNNNNNNNNNNNNNNNNNNNNNNNNNNNNNNNNNNNNNNNNNNNNNNNNNNNNNNNNNNNNNNNNNNNNNNNNNNNNNNNNNNNNNNNNNNNNNNNNNNNNNNNNNNNNNNNNNNNNNNNNNNNNNNNNNNNNNNNNNNNNNNNNNNNNNNNNNNNNNNNNNNNNNNNNNNNNNNNNNNNNNNNNNNNNNNNNNNNNNNNNNNNNNNNNNNNNNNNNNNNNNNNNNNNNNNNNNNNNNNNNNNNNNNNNNNNNNNNNNNNNNNNNNNNNNNNNNNNNNNNNNNNNNNNNNNNNNNNNNNNNNNNNNNNNNNNNNNNNNNNNNNNNNNNNNNNNNNNNNNNNNNNNNNNNNNNNNNNNNNNNNNNNNNNNNNNNNNNNNNNNNNNNNNNNNNNNNNNNNNNNNNNNNNNNNNNNNNNNNNNNNNNNNNNNNNNNNNNNNNNNNNNNNNNNNNNNNNNNNNNNNNNNNNNNNNNNNNNNNNNNNNNNNNNNNNNNNNNNNNNNNNNNNNNNNNNNNNNNNNNNNNNNNNNNNNNNNNNNNNNNNNNNNNNNNNNNNNNNNNNNNNNNNNNNNNNNNNNNNNNNNNNNNNNNNNNNNNNNNNNNNNNNNNNNNNNNNNNNNNNNNNNNNNNNNNNNNNNNNNNNNNNNNNNNNNNNNNNNNNNNNNNNNNNNNNNNNNNNNNNNNNNNNNNNNNNNNNNNNNNNNNNNNNNNNNNNNNNNNNNNNNNNNNNNNNNNNNNNNNNNNNNNNNNNNNNNNNNNNNNNNNNNNNNNNNNNNNNNNNNNNNNNNNNNNNNNNNNNNNNNNNNNNNNNNNNNNNNNNNNNNNNNNNNNNNNNNNNNNNNNNNNNNNNNNNNNNNNNNNNNNNNNNNNNNNNNNNNNNNNNNNNNNNNNNNNNNNNNNNNNNNNNNNNNNNNNNNNNNNNNNNNNNNNNNNNNNNNNNNNNNNNNNNNNNNNNNNNNNNNNNNNNNNNNNNNNNNNNNNNNNNNNNNNNNNNNNNNNNNNNNNNNNNNNNNNNNNNNNNNNNNNNNNNNNNNNNNNNNNNNNNNNNNNNNNNNNNNNNNNNNNNNNNNNNNNNNNNNNNNNNNNNNNNNNNNNNNNNNNNNNNNNNNNNNNNNNNNNNNNNNNNNNNATATTACAAAAAtgatcaatttaattattttatactattatttaatataaatattaaaaataaaaaaaatatttttaataaatgctCATTgacaattatttctaattattaaaataaaaaaataaatattatctaattattaaaataatatataaaatattatactattatttaatataaatattaataattaaaaaaaataaaaaaaaatgaaatgccCTCTGCACATTTGACACAGAGGACAATGGAGCTACGCTATTTGCAAATAGCGCAGCTCCATTGGAGAAACTCAAGCATCAACGCTAGTTTGATGCTAGAGTTGGAGATGTCCTTAGGAGTGTCTATTCGGATGAGTTTGAATCCGATTGACACAGTTCAATCCAAAAACTCTCGATCTCAAGTTGAACCCGATTAATTTAACTCTGGTCAACCCGATTTAACCTCAAATCTGATTTATCTCCCTGACATGTTcccaacataaataaaaaaaaattgattctcGAATCAGAAATAACATACCAATTTCTGAAGATTATTCAGATCCGAAACTGATATTCATCTATCATGTCCGGGATCTACGATAACTGGGAGAGGCTGGTGGAGGTCGTGCTGCGTCGAGAGCAGTTCCGGCAGCTCTGCCTCGCCGACTCGCGATCACCGAGCATCCAATCCACTTCATCTTCTAATTCGCATCTGGGAAATGAGTTTGAGGAACATGGAGAACCGATCTAAAAGTAGATGTGCAAAGCGACAAACAAAAGCGTAAGGCAATGGAGAAGCTTGTCAATATCAACGGTATTGTATTTTATCTTTTCATGAAATTCACAGTTCAAATTTCTACATAATTCACTGTTCATTTTGATACGAAACTAGCATGATCTTCTGTAAACTAGTTTTCTTCATAGTAAATGTATGTACGCAGGGGTCACGAGTGTTTCTGTGGATATGGAGGAGAAAAAGTTCGTAGTGGAAGGGAGCATGGATCCAATTGAATTGGTCGCCAAGTTGAGAAAATCATGGAACGCAGAGTTGATATCCGTCGGACCTTATCACCGGCCAAGCGAAACGACCGAATCATCTCGTTCAGATAAACAATATTATGTTTACTTACGATGATAAAGATGagattatatcaataattttatttacttgtttttttcaatttatttgttttaatgcATCCATATTTATCTAGTTTAGATTTTAATGTTTTGATAATTAATCACAAATGAAATGTTTTATCATAGATATGACTTTAATATCAATTTtaggcttttcaattatttaaattgtagtTGAATggacataataataataataataataataataataataatataataaaagataaatatATCACATTTTTTAAGTGTGATAACGGAAGGTGCTGAAGTTTTTTTCCTTTGAAGCTGAACTACTtcgttttaaattttatat
Protein-coding sequences here:
- the LOC140969884 gene encoding probably inactive receptor-like protein kinase At5g41680 — its product is LGNLTSLYLQFNNFKGPLPLDFKVWKNLSVLNLSSNAFNGSVPWSLLNLSHLEVLNLSNNSLSGDIPDLNIPTLQVLDLSYNNFTGAVPQSLKRFPSSAFLGNNISPEDPMPPAPTPTIPPKKHKSKLSESAILGIILGSCALAFVLIALLLIVSHRKKQKNKSTTEASQKKEKIVSEHQGNGGRLTFFEGCNLAFDLEDLLRASAEVLGKGTFGTTYKAALEDATVVTVKRLKEVIVGKKDFEQHMEIVGSIRHENIAPLRAYYYSKDEKLVVYDYYNQGSVSALLHDMSFAAKQGENRNPLDWETRLRITIGAARGIAHIHSQTGGKLVHGNIKASNVFINSQQYGCVCYLGLATLMNPITPPSIRATGYRAPEVTDTRKVTQASDVYSFGVFILELLTGKSPVYSSGGEEVIHLVRWVHSVVREEWTGEVFDVDLLRYPNIEEEMVSMLQIGMSCVARMPEQRPKIEDVVKMVEEIRGVNTGNSPSGGTRSPGSTPSLTPHLAEIAPSN